A section of the Mangifera indica cultivar Alphonso chromosome 12, CATAS_Mindica_2.1, whole genome shotgun sequence genome encodes:
- the LOC123193510 gene encoding LOB domain-containing protein 21-like: protein MRGHEPRSTSSCAACKLLKRKCATTCIFAPYFRSDEPRKFAKVHKVFGASNVSKILTEVPEEQREDTVNSLAYEAEARLRDPVYGCIGAIALLQRRMIELQQDLAIARARLARYTVAAAASCTFQNNDPFSSMLPNFNDFNAYGGMMESFTQNSLELNRVGNMYDLSHIPYI from the coding sequence ATGAGGGGACATGAGCCACGTTCAACTTCATCTTGTGCAGCCTGCAagttattgaaaagaaaatgtgcTACCACTTGTATTTTTGCTCCTTATTTTCGATCCGATGAGCCCAGAAAGTTTGCAAAAGTTCATAAGGTGTTTGGGGCGAGTAATGTGAGCAAGATCCTGACAGAGGTGCCTGAAGAGCAACGAGAGGACACGGTGAATTCGCTTGCATATGAGGCTGAGGCACGGCTCAGAGACCCCGTTTATGGTTGCATTGGCGCCATAGCTTTGCTGCAAAGAAGGATGATTGAACTTCAACAGGATTTGGCCATTGCAAGAGCCCGCCTTGCGCGCTATACGGTGGCTGCTGCTGCTTCTTGTACCTTTCAGAATAATGATCCATTTTCCTCCATGCTTCCTAATTTCAATGACTTTAATGCTTATGGTGGAATGATGGAGAGTTTCACCCAGAATTCTTTGGAACTCAACCGGGTTGGAAACATGTATGATCTAAGCCATATCCCGTATATATAA
- the LOC123193509 gene encoding trihelix transcription factor ASIL1-like: MEPHGSQTSRRAHASPGGGREDCWSEGATETLIEAWGDRYVKLNRGNLRQKDWKEVADSVNARQDGVKQKKTDIQCKNRIDTLKKKYKIEKAKPPPSKWPFYYRLDSLIGTDAIKKPTTTLTLKVKPRPNAYTLGRSKSTEKDLSSNGDNEEEEYDDDDDDVMVVKKVHRMEDVDLSDASACRELARAILKFGEIYEKIESEKQKQMMELEKERMKFIKDIECERMNMFMVSQSEIKKLKRQNRPATSSGKKSHG; encoded by the exons ATGGAACCTCATGGGTCCCAAACCTCGCGTCGAGCCCACGCCTCTCCCGGCGGAGGGCGCGAAGACTGTTGGTCCGAAGGCGCGACTGAGACGCTGATCGAGGCGTGGGGAGACCGTTACGTTAAACTTAACCGCGGAAATCTCCGTCAGAAGGACTGGAAGGAAGTGGCCGATTCTGTTAACGCCCGTCAGGACGGCGTTAAACAGAAGAAAACGGACATCCAGTGCAAGAATCGGATCGATACGTTGAAAAAGAAGTATAAAATCGAGAAAGCCAAACCTCCCCCGTCAAAATGGCCGTTTTATTACCGTCTTGATTCACTAATCGGCACTGACGCCATAAAAAAACCAACGACCACCCTCACTTTAAAAGTTAAACCCAGGCCGAACGCGTACACGCTTGGGAGGTCAAAGTCAACGGAGAAGGATTTATCGTCGAACGGTgataatgaagaagaagagtatgatgatgatgatgacgatgtGATGGTGGTGAAAAAGGTGCATCGGATGGAGGATGTAGATTTATCAGATGCATCAGCATGTAGGGAATTGGCGAGGGCAATACTGAAATTTGGggaaatttatgagaaaatcgagagtgaaaaacaaaagcaaatgaTGGAGTTGGAGAAAGAGAGGATGAAGTTCATAAAAGATATTGAGTGTGAAAGAATGAATATGTTCATGGTGTCTCAATCGGAGATCAAGAAATTGAAACGACAGAATCGCCCTGCCACCTCATCAG GGAAGAAAAGTCATGGCTGA